From the genome of Ziziphus jujuba cultivar Dongzao chromosome 6, ASM3175591v1, one region includes:
- the LOC107434988 gene encoding AP2/ERF and B3 domain-containing transcription factor At1g50680: protein MESSNNTERGSYSRFKGVIALKSGKWGARISNTYKPYWLGTYETEEEAAVAYDRAAIKLQRSDAPLNFHWTSYSAEECTFQSLHSSEDILSMIKEKTYSTNLKNFISSTKHQQPNEGTPTASSSNGQGITHNLLFQKELTHSDVCHKSFLVPKEFAIQHFPYLSGSISGDEDVYDNDEEEEEQGQGQEEDEGMNRTSMRLTFYDKHQRSWTFGYSYWRSTKSFVFTHGWRHFLKMNNLKPKDKVLFYRCAREDQVKEGKWFYMIEVEKNCSSKAEVEADCIGGGEKGKSKGIMLFGVKID from the coding sequence ATGGAAAGTAGTAACAACACAGAAAGAGGATCTTACTCAAGATTCAAAGGGGTTATAGCATTGAAAAGTGGGAAATGGGGAGCAAGAATCTCAAACACATACAAACCATACTGGCTTGGAACATACGAAACAGAGGAGGAGGCAGCTGTGGCTTATGACAGAGCTGCCATCAAGCTTCAACGAAGCGATGCACCTCTGAACTTCCATTGGACGAGCTATTCCGCTGAAGAGTGCACTTTCCAAAGCCTGCACTCAAGTGAGGACATCCTTAGtatgattaaagaaaaaacatacTCAACCAATCTCAAAAACTTCATCTCCTCAACAAAGCATCAGCAGCCAAACGAAGGGACTCCAACTGCAAGTTCAAGCAATGGACAAGGAATCACACACAATTTACTCTTTCAGAAGGAGCTCACTCATAGTGATGTCTGCCACAAGAGCTTTCTTGTCCCAAAGGAATTTGCAATTCAACATTTTCCCTATCTTTCGGGCAGCATTTCAGGAGATGAAGATGTCTACGACaacgatgaagaagaagaagagcaagGACAAGgacaagaagaagatgaaggcaTGAATAGGACTTCAATGAGATTAACCTTCTATGACAAACATCAACGTTCATGGACATTTGGGTATTCATATTGGAGGAGTACAAAAAGCTTtgtttttacacatggttggaGGCATTTTTTGAAGATGAATAATCTTAAACCGAAAGATAAAGTTCTGTTTTATCGATGTGCGAGGGAAGATCAGGTGAAGGAGGGCAAATGGTTTTACATGATTGAGGTGGAAAAGAATTGCAGCAGCAAAGCGGAGGTAGAGGCAGATTGTATTGGAGgaggagaaaagggaaaaagtaAAGGAATTATGCTATTTGGTGTGAAGATTGATTAA
- the LOC132804031 gene encoding protein FAR-RED IMPAIRED RESPONSE 1-like: protein MRGQDAELLKEYFLTEQERDPPFMFKIDADHECKLKRCFWSDSVCRRAYRCLGDVVVFNTTYNTNQYGMIFAPLGFLQGFNHCIWESERPEEFERKWASIIEKANLHDNEWLKSIFELRSRWVPAYVNHVFSAGMSSSQRAESSHAFFKRYISKKNLLMDFILRFNKALAHQRHEDLSTDRVDINEKPVLKLALEMEKQMAKIYTRKIFYKFQDELWHSLVTVPQIVSENYTHKMYTVQSCPNGGVPRFWEIAYDKVLDYVSCSCKKFESEGIPHRHILAFLRLFGDIPLLNQYNENVD from the exons ATGCGGGGACAAGATGCAGAACTATTGAAAGAATATTTCCTAACAGAGCAAGAAAGAGATCCACCATTTATGTTTAAAATAGATGCAGATCATGAATGTAAATTGAAGCGTTGTTTTTGGTCTGATTCAGTTTGTAGAAGAGCTTACAGATGTCTTGGTGATGTAGTGGTATTTAATACAACTTACAACACTAATCAGTATGGTATGATATTTGCACCTTTG GGATTTTTACAAGGATTCAATCACTGCATTTGGGAATCAGAACGTCCggaagagtttgaaagaaaatgggcTTCTATCATCGAAAAGGCGAACCTACATGACAATGAATGgttaaagtcaatatttgaaCTACGTTCGAGATGGGTTCCGGCATATGTTAATCATGTATTCTCAGCTGGAATGTCAAGTAGCCAACGTGCAGAAAGCTCTCATGCATTTTTCAAGAGGTACATTTCgaagaaaaatttattgatggattttatacttCGATTTAATAAGGCACTTGCACATCAACGTCACGAAGACTTAAGTACTGATCGTgttgatattaatgagaagcCTGTTTTGAAACTAGCATTGGAAATGGAGAAGCAAATGGCTAAGATATACACACGCaagattttttataagtttcaaGATGAGTTGTGGCATAGCTTAGTAACAGTGCCACAAATTGTTAGTGAAAATTATACACATAAAATGTATACGGTCCAAAGTTGTCCAAATGGAGGTGTCCCAAGGTTTTGGGAAATTGCTTACGATAAAGTTTTGGACTATGTATCGTGTAGCTGTAAAAAGTTTGAGAGTGAAGGGATTCCGCATAGacatattttggcatttttgCGACTCTTTGGTGATATTCCTCTGCTGAatcaatataatgaaaatgtggACTAG